Genomic window (Arachis hypogaea cultivar Tifrunner chromosome 13, arahy.Tifrunner.gnm2.J5K5, whole genome shotgun sequence):
ttcacacacaaaacgggttagcagaatcacttattaaacgcctccaattgattgatagacccttacttatgagaaaaaatctcccaacttcggtttgggggcatgctattttacatgccgcagcacttattcgtttgaggccaacgagttaccatatctctcctatgcaattagcttttggccagtagCCAAATGTTTtctatttaagaatatttgggtgtgcaaaatatgttcccattgcaccacctaattgcacgaaaatgggaccccaaaaaaattggagatatatgttggatatgtttctccctctatagtgaggtatcttgagatacaaactggggatgtatttaaagcccgatttgtggattgtcattttgatgaatcaaaatttccaacattagggggagagaataagcttcctgaaaaggaacttaattggaatgcaccATCGTTGaggcatttagatcctcgatcatcagggcaatgtgaactagaagttcaaaagattatacatttgcaaagaatagcaaatgaattgcctgatgcatttttcgatacaaagaggataaccaaatcttatataccagcggaaaataccccaattcgaattgatgtcccaataGGACAAGttgccaccgaagcaaatacacgccagaagcgtggcaggcctgtcggttccaaagacaaaaatcctcgaaagagaaaagaggttaatactattcctgttgaaaaagacatagtaaagacacatgcagttgtccaaaattctgatataattttaacgccaAAAGACATTcaagtacctgaaaattgtgaaaatgacaagatctcgataaattatgtctttacaggagagaaatgggaccgaaataagacaattgttaatgaaatatttgcatataatgtggtattaaatatcatgcatgaaagtaaggatcgtgagctaagatcagtcgaagaatgtcgacaaagaaatgattgaccaaaatgggaagaagccatgaaggctgaattagactcacttgcaaaacgtgaagtctttggaactgtagtccgtacacctgaagatgtaaaacctgttggataccgatgggcaTTTGTGAGAAAActaaatgagaaaaatgaagttgtgcgctataaagcccaacttgtggcacaaggtttttcacaaaggcccgatataaattataaagaaacgtattcccctgtagtggatgcgataacattgcgttatttggtcagtttatctgcatattataaactgcatatgcatttaatggacgtggtaacagcctactaatacggctcattagatcgggatatctatatgaaaattcctgaaggactaaagatatctaaaccatctagtgaatattcgcaagggttatactcagttaaattgcaaagatctttatacggtctaaagcaatctggacgaatgtggagtatctggccaaaaatggattcaagaatgatgatatctgtccatgtattttcataaagaaatctgcatctggattcattataattgctgtgtacgttaatgatttaaatatcattggaactcctgaagagattccaacaattataaaaactctaaaagaagagtttgagatgaaagatcttggaaagactaaattttgtctcggcctgcagatcgagcatataaaaaatgggatctttattcatcaaacaacatacacagaaaagatcttgaaaagattttatatggataagtcacatcccttgagtaccccaatgatcgtaagatctttggatgtggaaaaggatcaattccgtcctaaagaagagaatgaagatatccttggtcctgaagtaccatatcttagtgccattggagcgctaatgtatcttactaataatacgcgacctgatatatcattcgcggtgaatctactagcaaggtatagttcctctccaaccaaaagacattggagtgtaatcaagcaaatctttcgatatcttcatggaacggttgatatgggattgttttatccctatggatccaagtcacaactagttggctatgcagatgctggctacttgtctgatccacataaagggagatctcaaacaggatacctttTTACATTtggtggaacagctatatcatggatgtccacaaaacagacgattgctgcaacatcctctaatcatgtcaaaatactagcgattcatgaagcaagtcgcgagtgtttttggctcaggaatTTGATCCAATATACTCTGTCATCATTtagactgattgatcataagatagctccaactgtcctgtttgaagataatacagcatgtattgcccaacttaaaggcggatatatcaaatgtgatagaacaaagcatatttctcccaaattcttctttactcatgatcttcaaaatcaagggacaattgctatccaacagatccgctcaagtcaCAATctagcagatttatttacaaagtcactcccaaaatcctcctttgaaagattggtacatgagattgggatgcgccgatttcgagacattaactAATGtcaacaagagggggagactgtactcttttttccttggtcaggttttttcccatttggtttttcttgacaaggtttttaatgaggcagtctccatcaccaaaggatattgtactctttttccttcactaaggtttttttcctactgggtttttctttagtaaggttttaacgagacaATAATCCTAAATAGTCattcaagggggagtgttgtgataagtacTGATGTGGATGCCCATTTCCATTGAAGCTTAGTTTATCAAGGATGACTCTGTTAAATGTAGTTTAAAAATGTGTCATCATGTACACATATAAAtagagacttaagcctctcaatGAAAACACACTACCATCAATAACAAATACTATTCTCTCTCTTTATACAGCATCAATAATAGCAACGTTCTCTCTCTtatattttctctctttctttattttacAAGTATTTTGAATACTCCTCTCTCTTactctttatatataatattagtaaatatattaatcatctctattatattgagatagtaattgtGGTGAATATTGTTATCTAATTATTCTTCCTTATTTTAtattacctcttccttatttatttatttatttagttatttcatAACAAACTAATCTTGATTTTAAAAGTGCTATATAAGTAGAGATGGGAAACTCTATTGAAGGGATGACTTATTTTGTTTTACTGAAAAACTAAATTCAATACTTCTATTCTTTAGATTTTCTGCCCTTTTcaatttccctttctttctttctattcttCTGCGATAAGAGCTACTGTTGAAAAATTCCTTTCATGGTATCAAGAGTAACAGGTGTTTGATCCATGACTTCTCCCAACGAAGACTCTGCCAATTCCAATTCCAACAACACTCCTCTTCCCTCTTCTGTTATCAACAATTTTCCCCCAAATTTCTTCAATCAAAAACCCTTTCACCCGATTAGTGACAAACTTGGTGAGAATAATCATAAGACTTGGCAACAGCAAGCTCTCTTTTCAATTCGAGGACAAGATCTTGAAGATCATCTCCATCCAACACGAATTCCTCCTCAATTTGATTCGACGGCAAATCAGTAAGCTCGGATTGAATCTCAACAATTCAAACAATGGAGGCAGGACGACTATAATCTCAGCTCATGGATGCTCGCATCTATGGATTCTGATTTCAAAGGTAAAATGGTTGGGTGCATCTTTGCTTATGAAATTTGGGGAAAGATTGAAGAATATTTCGAGAAATCCATCAAGTATAGGGTTAAACAACTCAAAGCACAACTCAAATTGGTCAAGAAACATGGTATGTCTGATCAGGATTATATCTCAAAAATTAAAAGCCTTGCTGATTCTTTGGCAGCCTTAGGTTACCCTCTTTCGACAGAGAAACATGTAAAAGCTATTCTTGAGGGTTTAAATGAAGACTATCAAAGTCTTTTAATCACAATCAATGCGAAACCTAAAATGTATAGTCTTTGTGAAGTGCAAACTCTGGTATTGACTCATGATGATATGATGAATAAGTTCAGAAAGCCAGATAATGTTCTTGTACAAGCTAATTTTACTCAAAGTTCTTTTCCTTCTATGTCAAATACTATGAGAGGCAATCCGATGCGAGGAAAGGGGAGAGGTGGAGGTCGACCTTTTAGAGGTGGCAGGTCCTTTTATCAACAACCACGACCTCAATGCCAAGTATGTGGCCGATTTTGACACATTGCTTGGCACTGTTTTCATAGATTTGATCAACAGATTCCCCCACCGTCACAAAATTATGGCACTCAAATGAACAATTACAACTCTCTTTCATCGATTGCTTCCACTCCATCCCAAgtgaattctattgcaactactccTCCTCCACCTACAAATACTTTTCACAACCCTACTGCATTTCTTGTTGCGCCATCTACTATCTCTGACCCAGCTTGGTATCCCGATACAGGTGCATCTCATCATGTAACCGATTCTCAATCTAACTTGATTGCATCATCTGAATACACAGGGCCAGAACAAGTGTAGATAGGTAATGGAACAGGTATTTCTATATCTAATGTTGGACACTCCTTTTTGTATTCTTTATCTTCTAAAAGATGGTTCTCTCTACAAAAGCTAATTCACTGTCCTCATATAACCAAGATTCTGATCTCTGTTTCTAAATTTGCTGAggataattttgtttattttgaatttcatacCTTTTATTGTCTTGTTAAATGTCAGTTCACCAAGAAGGTTCTACTACAAGGTTTTAGGCAAGGAGGTTTATATCGGTTTTCTAATATTGTTGTCCCTTATCATTCACAAACAAATTCATGTCCTAaagctttctctatctctcttccTTCTTTTGATTTGTGGCATAAGAGATTAGGACACATTGCCACCAAAACTGTACATCTTGTTCTATCACAATGTAACATTCCTTTTGATAATAGTGCTGATAATAAGAAGCCTAGTCTTTGTGAAAATTGTGTTCAAGCTAAAATGCATTCTATTCCATATAGTGATTCTTTAACTGTTTACACTTCACCATTGCAATTGGTTTATACGAATGTTTGGGGACCATCTCCCATTATTTCTCATCTTGGTTACAAGTATTATGTTACATTTATTGATGCATTTTCCAGATATACATGTACTTTTTTACTATCTCACAAATCTCAAGTTTTTACAGCTTTCattcaatataaaaattttatagaaaacCAAACTGATTGCAAATTAAAGGCTTTACAGTCAGATAATGGCGGTGAGTACACTTCTAAAGTTTTTTCTACATACCTTGCACAAGAGGGTATTCAACATCGTTTTTCATGTCCATATATTCCCCAACAAAATAGAAGAGCTGAGAGAAAACATCAGAATTTAATAGAAATGAGTTTAGCCATGTTATCCACTGCTCAAATGCCAAAGATTTTTTGGGATGAAGCTGTTACAGCTACTTATTTGATAAATAGGTTACCAACTCCTATTTTGTCACAAAAATCACCTTTTGAGGTCTTATTTAAACAGAAACCTGATTATCAATCTCTCAAAATCTTTGGTAGCGCATACTTTTTCTCTTCTTACACCTTTTAATcagaataaattaaactatagaTCACATAAGTGTGTGTTTCTTGGATATGCCCCTAATTACAAAGGCTATAAATGTCTATCACCCAATGGACGAATATATATCACTAGGAATGTTAAATTTGATGAATCTTAGTTTCCTTATTCTGACTTATTTCTCTCTAAATCTGTTACTAATGAGCTTGACTTAACTAAGAAGGATGCAGATAgttccttttatttttcaaagtaCCCTATTCCTACGGTTGTTCCCCATGTAACTTCCGCCACTCATCAAAATCCATGCACCTTAAATGAGCAAGACACTCTACTTAGTTCACATACAATTAAAGGTGTTCCTTCTGTCACAACTAATGACTATCCAAGCCATCAATTAGAGGATGCTTTTGGTCCTAGCCACAATCCTACTCCAACACAGCCACAAGGCCCAATACAACCCACTTCTGGCATAGAGATTGTTCTTCGACCTATAGAATCCTCTAACACTCAACCCTCTACAACATCACACCATTCACAACCAATTACTCCTCACAATACTCATGCTATGATGACAAGGTCTAAAACAGGTTCATCTAAACCAAaagtatttttttcttctattcgGTCCAAAACTAGTGATGAACACCCTCCTAAAACAGCTCATGTTGCCCTCAGTATTCCTTGTTGGAAAGAGGCGATGATAGAAGAGTTTCAAGCTCTACAAAGAACCAATACTTGGTCTTTAGTGCCTAAGCCAGAAAATGCAAAAATTATAGGTTGCAAATGGTTTTTACCATTAAAAGACACCCTAATGGATCCATTCACAAGTATAAAGCTAGGTTAGTGGCTCAAGGCTTTCACCAAGAAGAAGGTTTTGACTTTGAACAAGTTTTTAGTCCGGTAATTAGACCTACAACAATTAGACTAATCTTAAGCTTAGCTCTTTCTCGAAATTGGGTAATAAGACAATTTGATTTCAACAATGCCTTTTTGAGTGGGAATTTACATCAAATAATCTACATGTCACAGCCGATTGGCTTTGAAGAAAATTCTGACACACATGTTTGTAGGATGCATAAATCTCTCTACGGCTTGAAACAAGCTCCTAGAGAGTGGTTCATTAAGTTAAGCACCACTTTGCACTCTTTTGGTTTCAATAATGTCAAGTCTGATAATTCTTTGTTTATAAAGAAACATACCAattcaattatttatattttttgttatgtggatgacattataATTACTGGCAATAATTTACATTGTGTGGCTGACATGATTAAGAAATTGGACACTGTTTTCTCATTAAAAGATTTAGGTGACTTAAGCTATTTTTTGGGGGTTGAGATTCACAAAACTGAAAATGGAACTTTGCATCTCTCACAAACCAAATATATTACAGATTTATTGTCAAAATTGGGGATGGCGCAAGCTAGCTCTATGCCAACCCCTATGGTTTCTTCGCTACAATTGTTGTCAGCAGGTTCAGAGAGTTTTGAAGATCCAAAGCTTTATCGAACTGTTGTAGGATCTCTACAATATTTATGCATCACAAGACCAGATATCTCTTTTGCTGTGGCAAAAATTAGTCAATTTATACATTCTCCCCTCTTAGCTCATTGGAAGGCAGCAAAGCAGGTGTTAAGATATTTGAGAGGCACACAGCATCATGGTTTAGTCCTGCACAGAAGCGATGATATGAGATTATATGGATTTGCAGACTCAGATTAGGCTacagatctagaagatagaaaGTCAGTGTCAGGGTATTGTGTGTATTTTGGGGCTAACTTAATTTCTTGGATGTGCAGGAAACAACCGACTATAAGTCGTTCCTCTGTTAAAGCAGAATTTAGGAGTGTAGCAGCTTGTGAAGCTGAGGTACAATGGCTCAAGCATTTGCTAGAAGAACTGGATGTCAAGCTTCAAACTGCTCCAACGATATATTGTGACAACTTAAGCACTGTTTTGTTAATGGCAAATCCTGTGTTACATGACAAGACTAAACATTTCCAGCTTGAAGTACAATTAATCAGGGACAAGATAAATCAAAAACAGTTACATGTTATGCATATTCCAGGGACAAACCAGGTTGCTGATCTTCTTATTAAACCTTTGACAGCCTCCACATTTGAAAGACTGAGGTTCAAACTGCGAGTTGTCCCAAGGCCAAGCTCGAGTTTGAGGGAGGTGTTGAGATTAAGGATGATTAATTATGATAATTAGAGaactaattttgattttaaaagtgcTATATAAGTAGAGATGGGAAACTCTATTGAAGGGATGACTCATTTTGTTTTACTGAAAAACTAAATTCAATACTTCTATTCTttagcttttcttcccttttcaatttccctttctttctttctgttcTTCTGCGATAAGAACTACTGTTGGAAAATTCCTTTCAGATAGAGTCCAAATCCTACCATACCTTATCTATTGCCAGCCCTATTAGGGATATGTGAACGTGAGGTTCAAATGAAaaggatttttttgaaatttttgaaatatgaAAGTGTCCAATCACTAGATTTTTTATCCCAAAAAAGagaatattcatttttttaatagaatattctgttattttaAACGTTTTTTGTCACggtagaaatttaattaaaaaaattaacgtatacagatccaattaaaaaaatataaagacttaattaaacATTCAGTAAAGTCATAGGGACttgcaaaataattaaacttttttttcttttggggaTCTTTACTAGGGGTGCACATGACTCGACCCGGTCCAAAAgcccggcccggtcccgaacactttaggggctaatttggtgtgatttcatcgggtttagagccgggtaagggtctcaaaaatagacctggtcattattttgggtcgggtccgggccatagctcgggtcacccaaagtcggcccggtggcccagtcatcatacacaattaatattgtgtgttattacttattagtgttgaatcatgactattcttatatggaatttaagtattgtaaatcttaatattttgtgttattagtcattataagactataagttaatgttttatgtttagaatgtataagactttagactaatgcataatattgtgttatttgtattgatttaaatatttggtattattagacaatattagtattgattgtggttatgctttaattgtgaagaagggttagttcttgttatatttttctaactgaattttaccatgttaaataatggttggagtcttggaaatttggatatttttacatgctaacttacaagaaggtatcaacgtaatgtaatgttaacggcccgattttcacccgatttttacccagttttcacccggtataattgtggcccgaaagtgtattggtttcatcgggtctagggccagGTTCggatctaataaatagacccagtGTATATTTCGAGTCggatctgggtcacatcaaactcgGCTTGACCCGCCCATGTGCACCCTAATCTTTACCGGGACTAATTAAAGTAAGCAAGCATAAGTTGGTAGCTGAGGAGATTGCTGACTTGCCCAATACAAGATTGTTGTAAGTACTCAGTAGTCCATAAGCACGTAGCTTTTTTatactcttttttgtttttttttgtttttttcatctttaatttatatcaaataataTTATGCTTAAGGAATAATACGGCCTGAATTCATGACATTTTGTcactttctcttagttttagtgGCTTCATTGCAAAAACTGTGGCGCATCGAAACTAAATATGAACGTGAGACAAATCGATTTAAAATGTTCCTGAAGAGGGAAGTTGGGATCAGAATAGGAACCATTGAGAATGGCATAGGTAACAAGCTTGTTTGCAGCTTCTGTTGCATGGATCCCATCCCAGGTTACGTAGTTGTAAGGATCATCACATGCTGTTGCTGTCACTCTGCGAAATTGTACTTTCCCCCTCCATATCCGCAACATGCTTTCGTGCCATACTTTATCCGTGTTCCAAAGAATATATAAACCGTTTTGAGAAGTGATTAAACTTATATATAGATATGAAGGAGAAGTGTTTGATTTGAACCATGAGAAGTTGGATGCTGAAAGAGCTCTAACAGAACAGTGTGTACATCAGAGAGAGTCTCTCTAGTCTGTCTCAATGTCTCTTTCAAAGGAAACCATACATCCAAATTCATCAATGTCTGAactattattttgttatttaataaTAGATCTGTGTTGGTGTTGAGTCTCACCTTAATTGTGGCACCTATTTCTGCTTCACTCCACCTACACCAATGGCACCTAAGTTGGAAGTGAAGTCATTTTGGCCAATGTAGAATGTGTAAAGCGATTTTCCGAATATATCCGGTGAAGGAAGCTTGGCTTCTGCAAGATGTTGTGAACTAAAATAAAGTTAATTCTAAAAGCAAGAACTTAAAAGGGTTAAAGCtaagaaaagtaaaattaattgTACTGAAATACTCTTGTTCACAAGACTCGGATACTCTGAAATATTCTATTAATAGGACACCTCATCAATTCTAAACAATACTAATCTGCACCGCAATGCTTGGTTGAGTGGCAATTATGTTTGCCTTGCTAGGAGGTGCACCGGGTTCAAATCCCAGCTGAGGCTGGTTGTTGTTTAAGAACCCATggtagtgtgtgtgagtgtgttgtgtGGGTATGTGAAACATGAATGTAATGGCTAGGATTGAGGGCTGTCCAATCcgcttgaccaaaaaaaaaatactaatcctATAACTCCTATctctattttataattattatattgatGATGATAACACAAGAAAAGGGGTGCCAGTTTTGGCATTGTTAAAAGAAAACTAGTAAGCTCCTATAATACTGCTTCCATTCTTAAATAACTGTTTATTTGAACAAAGTGTTCTATTCAGAGCTAGTGTATATAGGCATAATTTATATCTAGATACATGGATTTGTTAATATGCCACTTTGTCTTTGTGGAACGggtgaaataataaataaaatttgggaacTAGAAACTTTGTACATTTTGCACCTTCTTGATGAAATTCAAGGACTCTGGTTATAAATTGCTTCATTTGGTTGAGCTGGATAGCAAGAGAGAAAGGGCTGATCCCGCTGACAAACAAACAAGTGTTAGGAATAAGCACAGTGGATGCCAATGTTGCATAGTTGGCCCCATGTCTGAAGTTTGATCCTATTGATTGCAGATAGGGACTCAAAAATGGCAATCCAAGAGCTTGAGCTGCCAAATCaaatgtaaaatataattattaatattagtaATTTAGTATCAATGAATAACCAGATAAGTCTGCCCTTGGTTTATAAATGGTTGATGACAAAAAACCAACTAAGGAAGAAAGAATATGAAAGATTACCAAGAAAATCAATCATGAGTCTGCCATCGGAAGCTCGGCCAGCTGGTTTTTTGAAGAAAGTAACTCCAAAAGGAGCAGACTGTGCGGGAAAACCTGCATAGAAACCACCAGTGTCTGAGTTTGAATCCCCGAAGTTGAAGATAGCCTCAAAATCACATTTTGTGTGACTTAAACCCACTAAGCATAACAACAAGAAGGCCATCAAGGATGTatacactactataaatataaTGGAGAGGCAGCAGTACTATACATGGAAACACGGCAACCAATTTATTCTCTTGCTGAGACAACCGGTAAAAAATTTCTGGCCCCACTACTCACTCTTGTTATATGCATAAATAATCCAATATCAATTGCTAATCATATATATAGCAGGCGCAACATGCACCACATATGTTTTGGATGTGTTGCTATTAATTAATAGTAACATAGCAGCAGATTACGTAATTGTTGCTTAGGATGCTAATAATACTTAGTATTGTTAGTGGACTAAATCCCCGTAATGGTCCCGAGATTGACGCCGTGCACTAAAATTGTCCCTGAGATTCTAATTGCACTaattacgtccctgagattgGAAAATTTGCACCATAGTGGTCCCTGACCCGTTTTCCGTTAACGGCGCGCTGACGTGGCTTGATGACGTGGATTtttggtgacacgtgtcacttcatggttTGGCCACGTGTCACGATATGATGATGTGTCGGTCAACGACACGTGGCAAGCTGACATGGATGGGTATGCCACATGTCACAATGCTATTTTGCCACGTGTCAGATTATGCCACGTGTCGCAATGCtatttgtccacgtgtcatccacga
Coding sequences:
- the LOC112737914 gene encoding GDSL esterase/lipase At4g01130-like, yielding MAFLLLCLVGLSHTKCDFEAIFNFGDSNSDTGGFYAGFPAQSAPFGVTFFKKPAGRASDGRLMIDFLAQALGLPFLSPYLQSIGSNFRHGANYATLASTVLIPNTCLFVSGISPFSLAIQLNQMKQFITRVLEFHQEEAKLPSPDIFGKSLYTFYIGQNDFTSNLGAIGVGGVKQK